From a region of the Paenibacillus lutimineralis genome:
- a CDS encoding 3-hydroxyacyl-ACP dehydratase FabZ family protein, producing MIDIPSVIPHRYPFLMIDRIVELEQGKWAKGYKNVTCNEWFITESSQCMPSMMIVEALAQLGAFTTSSKENSLGFLSSLNGIEIIGNAYPGDRVELYYEVIKNRRGFILGKGEAIVGNRVIIRAKEIMIYIQGS from the coding sequence ATGATTGATATTCCAAGCGTAATTCCACATCGATATCCATTTTTAATGATTGATCGAATTGTTGAGTTAGAGCAAGGTAAGTGGGCTAAAGGATATAAGAATGTGACATGTAATGAATGGTTTATTACTGAGTCAAGTCAATGTATGCCAAGTATGATGATTGTGGAGGCATTAGCGCAATTAGGAGCATTCACAACATCAAGTAAGGAGAATAGTTTGGGCTTTCTTTCATCTTTAAACGGTATTGAAATTATAGGCAATGCTTATCCAGGTGATAGAGTTGAATTATATTATGAAGTTATCAAGAACAGAAGAGGTTTTATATTGGGTAAAGGAGAGGCCATTGTTGGAAACCGAGTAATTATTAGAGCAAAAGAGATTATGATATATATACAAGGCTCCTAA
- a CDS encoding CAP domain-containing protein, translated as MAKFFVLTILLLVAGCSSHNNMMQKQVTPNQKQISTHDHAAAPNSVLTQASSTATSWQERSSITTKETQNGIPSDLLDLIRTPDGNPANQAPAGNPENKEPTGSTGQVQEGKKDTTDKSDFEQQVLDLVNQERAKTGLSSLNRSEELSNVAMVKAQDMYNNNYFDHNSPTHGSPFDMMKEFGITYNTAGENIAKGQTTPTQVMKEWMNSPGHKANILNNSYTHIGIAYYNNTWVQEFTG; from the coding sequence ATGGCAAAGTTTTTCGTTTTAACAATATTATTATTGGTGGCAGGCTGTTCGTCCCATAACAATATGATGCAAAAGCAAGTGACTCCTAATCAAAAACAAATTTCAACTCATGATCATGCTGCTGCACCAAACTCTGTCCTCACACAGGCATCATCAACAGCAACATCTTGGCAAGAGAGATCATCTATTACAACAAAAGAAACACAAAATGGAATTCCATCGGATTTGTTGGATCTGATTCGAACACCGGATGGAAATCCAGCAAACCAGGCACCTGCAGGAAATCCTGAAAATAAGGAGCCAACAGGTTCAACAGGACAAGTACAGGAGGGTAAGAAAGATACTACGGATAAATCCGACTTCGAGCAGCAGGTTCTGGATCTAGTCAATCAAGAAAGGGCCAAAACAGGATTAAGTTCCTTGAATAGGAGTGAAGAATTGTCAAATGTGGCTATGGTCAAGGCACAGGACATGTACAACAACAATTACTTTGATCATAATTCTCCAACACATGGATCCCCCTTCGATATGATGAAGGAATTCGGGATCACATACAATACCGCTGGAGAAAACATCGCAAAAGGGCAAACCACCCCTACCCAGGTTATGAAGGAGTGGATGAATAGCCCTGGCCACAAAGCAAATATACTGAATAATAGTTATACTCATATCGGTATTGCTTATTATAACAACACATGGGTCCAGGAATTTACTGGATAG
- a CDS encoding isopentenyl transferase family protein, whose amino-acid sequence MKKVLVIGCPGTGKSTFSSRLSKESGLPVIHLDSFYWKPGWISCSNQEFDEILKNLLLQETYIMDGNYGRTLDFRIPFADTVYFFDFPRYLCLYRVIKRTIWNHGTTGEYMGKDCPESIDYKFIKSVWNFRKNQRMRIIKVLEKYKGSKNIVIFRKPKEVNNYFKSFSK is encoded by the coding sequence ATGAAAAAAGTGTTAGTCATTGGTTGTCCCGGAACTGGTAAGTCAACTTTTTCATCAAGACTTAGCAAAGAATCAGGATTACCTGTGATTCATTTAGATTCATTTTACTGGAAACCAGGATGGATCAGTTGTAGTAATCAGGAGTTTGATGAAATACTTAAAAATTTATTACTTCAAGAAACCTATATCATGGATGGAAACTATGGAAGGACGTTAGATTTTAGAATTCCTTTTGCTGACACTGTTTACTTTTTCGATTTTCCACGATATCTATGTCTTTATAGGGTGATAAAAAGGACAATTTGGAATCATGGTACAACTGGAGAATACATGGGGAAGGATTGTCCAGAAAGTATTGATTATAAATTTATAAAGTCCGTGTGGAATTTCAGGAAGAATCAACGAATGAGAATAATTAAAGTATTAGAGAAGTACAAGGGAAGTAAGAATATTGTTATTTTCAGAAAGCCCAAGGAAGTAAACAATTATTTCAAGAGCTTTTCCAAGTAA
- a CDS encoding immunity 53 family protein: MNYLEWIEEWYELQCNEDWEHIYGIKLETLDNPGWKLEISLMDTELEEKLFKQIDIARSETDWFHCRIEECVFKGYGGTRNLQDILRTFKEWAELETKS, encoded by the coding sequence ATTAATTACTTAGAGTGGATTGAAGAATGGTATGAACTCCAATGCAATGAAGATTGGGAACATATTTATGGAATAAAGCTCGAAACATTAGATAATCCAGGGTGGAAGCTAGAAATATCTCTAATGGACACAGAATTAGAAGAGAAGCTATTTAAACAAATTGATATCGCAAGAAGTGAGACTGATTGGTTTCACTGTAGAATTGAAGAGTGTGTATTTAAAGGTTATGGAGGAACAAGAAATCTACAAGATATATTAAGGACATTTAAGGAATGGGCTGAACTTGAAACAAAATCATAA
- a CDS encoding putative holin-like toxin encodes MEVKDALTIMFLFGTFILALLTYINNNNKRK; translated from the coding sequence ATGGAAGTGAAAGATGCATTAACGATCATGTTTCTCTTTGGAACGTTCATTCTTGCTCTTTTAACATACATCAATAATAACAACAAGAGAAAGTAA
- a CDS encoding DinB family protein — MELQEINQKLKETRDELLGILDGLSEDQLNKQKDSFSWSISQVCQHLAKTEELYVVAIRKGLKCTEDSLIENKPLEFLLDRSNKLEAPDIAKPTDEFLEYEEIIEKLNYSRNKLHEILNTVDDPAVLSRRHFIHPVFKEMLLIEWVRSLYLHEQRHIKQINEIIEKFK; from the coding sequence ATGGAACTTCAAGAAATCAATCAAAAATTAAAAGAAACAAGAGACGAATTACTAGGGATTCTTGATGGATTGAGTGAAGATCAATTAAACAAACAAAAAGACTCATTCAGTTGGAGTATCAGTCAGGTATGTCAACACCTAGCTAAAACAGAAGAACTATACGTTGTAGCAATAAGGAAAGGATTAAAGTGCACAGAAGATTCACTCATAGAGAATAAACCATTAGAATTTCTACTTGATAGAAGTAATAAGTTAGAAGCTCCTGACATTGCTAAACCAACTGATGAGTTTTTAGAATATGAAGAAATCATTGAGAAGTTAAACTATTCAAGAAATAAGTTACATGAAATATTAAATACAGTAGATGACCCAGCAGTGCTGAGTAGAAGACATTTTATACATCCAGTCTTTAAAGAGATGTTATTAATTGAATGGGTTAGATCACTGTATTTACATGAACAAAGACATATTAAACAAATTAATGAAATTATAGAAAAGTTTAAGTAA
- a CDS encoding HEAT repeat domain-containing protein: MYNHGRSSDNKRPSLRSELSKAGAFEYKKTLCEMRKNQFFQRSGNMFIDLFNRLSITLPIVLVEDLETHSKKQKDQIYFLRLMEFDEIIELVDFMSEIKVYQDIIPLWTDDNSNYIGLHFQGACKYRISYINHEETDLSPGFRSISSFITKLEQHPNFDWDELKKDYPSEIEISSTEIDEDLSCIDELNNLISSNQLINDDIRCQYIFSIMALTPKRYLDSLIKYLDDEDMYVQERACEIVGFHRYIPAREKLIEVSINGMHNAKLAAKRALARIREKLNEEI, encoded by the coding sequence ATGTATAATCATGGAAGAAGCTCAGACAACAAACGCCCCAGCCTAAGATCAGAGCTATCTAAGGCTGGGGCGTTTGAATACAAAAAAACATTATGTGAAATGCGAAAAAATCAATTTTTTCAAAGGAGCGGAAATATGTTTATAGATCTTTTTAATAGACTTAGCATCACATTACCTATTGTATTAGTTGAGGACTTAGAAACTCACAGTAAGAAACAGAAGGATCAAATTTACTTTTTAAGATTAATGGAATTTGATGAAATAATTGAATTAGTTGATTTCATGTCTGAAATTAAGGTTTATCAAGATATTATTCCTTTATGGACAGATGATAATTCGAACTATATAGGCTTACATTTTCAAGGTGCGTGCAAATATAGGATAAGTTACATTAATCATGAGGAAACGGATTTATCTCCAGGTTTTAGAAGTATAAGTTCATTTATAACTAAACTCGAACAACATCCTAATTTTGATTGGGATGAATTGAAGAAAGACTATCCCTCAGAAATAGAAATTAGTAGTACTGAGATTGATGAAGACTTAAGTTGTATTGATGAGTTGAACAATTTGATAAGTTCTAACCAACTAATAAATGATGATATTCGTTGTCAGTATATTTTTTCAATCATGGCATTAACACCGAAAAGATATCTTGATTCATTAATAAAATATTTAGATGATGAAGATATGTATGTTCAAGAGAGGGCATGTGAGATTGTTGGTTTTCATAGATACATTCCAGCTAGAGAAAAGTTAATAGAGGTTTCCATAAACGGAATGCATAATGCGAAATTAGCAGCCAAAAGAGCATTAGCAAGAATAAGAGAAAAACTAAATGAAGAAATTTAA
- a CDS encoding DUF3139 domain-containing protein, with protein sequence MKKKTKIIAIIIAMLMIILVVVSIIYVQSNKIEYADRVTDYLIEEQKYGREEIVSVKGIWGIKLPSFYAEVIFKDEPDVEYIYFAHNEVIQFGYRLTEEGKQKGITESDLKHYEK encoded by the coding sequence ATGAAGAAGAAAACAAAAATTATTGCAATTATAATAGCAATGCTAATGATTATATTAGTAGTAGTATCAATTATTTATGTACAATCAAACAAGATTGAATACGCTGATAGAGTCACTGACTATCTTATAGAAGAACAGAAATATGGTAGAGAAGAAATAGTATCCGTCAAAGGAATATGGGGAATAAAGCTGCCATCTTTTTATGCCGAAGTAATATTTAAGGATGAACCAGATGTTGAATATATATATTTTGCACATAACGAAGTAATACAGTTTGGTTATAGATTAACTGAAGAAGGAAAGCAAAAAGGTATAACGGAATCAGATTTAAAACATTATGAAAAATAA
- a CDS encoding DUF695 domain-containing protein: MSDHWDVYLSKHKTIVRVDLGILKNVPIDGAKTLIQVNMKSRKFFSKKLDSELISAVEDEIDSQLTDHDFVVGAITYADSKSFYYYTKQENLLFNRLNKILSQYRKLKCEILIGEDPEWEFYLNSLYPDVYEKQWKMDSEVVEQLKANKDNLKIPREVNHWIYFPEYVSREDFKRNLDSNLYRIVEEDTLQESDFPFQLVISHTSNVEFETINHITTELLKKVIEAGGNYDGWESPVIENE, from the coding sequence ATGTCTGATCACTGGGATGTATATCTATCAAAACACAAAACAATAGTGAGAGTAGATCTAGGAATACTTAAAAATGTCCCGATCGATGGTGCAAAAACATTAATACAAGTAAATATGAAATCAAGGAAATTTTTTTCGAAGAAATTAGATTCTGAACTTATAAGTGCAGTTGAAGATGAAATCGATAGTCAATTGACAGATCATGATTTTGTTGTAGGTGCCATCACTTATGCAGACTCAAAGTCTTTTTACTATTATACGAAGCAAGAAAATTTACTTTTCAATAGACTGAATAAAATTCTTTCGCAATATAGAAAACTCAAATGTGAAATCTTAATTGGGGAAGATCCTGAATGGGAATTTTACTTAAACTCTCTATATCCAGATGTTTATGAGAAGCAGTGGAAAATGGATTCAGAAGTAGTAGAACAACTAAAAGCTAATAAAGATAATCTCAAAATACCACGAGAAGTAAACCATTGGATCTATTTTCCTGAATATGTGAGCAGGGAAGACTTTAAAAGGAATCTTGATTCAAACCTGTACAGAATTGTTGAGGAAGATACGCTACAAGAATCAGACTTCCCATTTCAATTAGTGATTTCACACACAAGTAATGTTGAATTTGAAACGATAAATCACATCACAACAGAACTACTAAAGAAAGTAATAGAAGCTGGCGGAAACTATGATGGCTGGGAAAGCCCAGTAATAGAGAATGAGTAA